DNA sequence from the Alteribacter lacisalsi genome:
CCGGGCTGTCCGGTGAATCCTCGCTGGTTTCTCGGTACCCTTGCCCATATCCTGCTGTACGGTGAGCCGGACACGGATCGTCTCGGCCGTCCGCTGATGTTTTACAGCACCCTGATTCATGACCGGTGCCCAAGGCGCCCGTTTTTTGACAAGGGCATTTTTGCCGAAAAGCTCGGGGATCCAACCTGCCTGTTCAAGCTCGGCTGCAGGGGACCGGTTACCCGGACGGACTGCCCGACGAAGGAGTGGAACAGCGGGGTGAACTGGCCGATCGGAGCCAATACCCCGTGCATCGGATGCGCCCAGTTCGGTTTTCCCGATGCGATGGAGCCGTTCATCAGTTATGACACGACGAGGGTGATTGAGGATGACTAAACGAATTGTTGTGAACCCGCTGACCCGGATCAGCGGGTTTATGGAAGTAGACGTAAAGGTGGAAAACGGGCAGGTTGTGGATGCTCAGACAAAGGGAAATATGTTCCGTGGATTTGAGCAGATGCTGATGGGACGAAGCCCCTTTGACGCGATTTATTTTACCCAGCGGATCTGCGGCATCTGCTCTGCTGCCCACTCGATGGCGTCGTCCCTTGCGCTTGAGGACGCGCTGGATATTGAACCCCTGGAGCAGGGTCGGTATCTCAGGGACATCATTCACTGCTGTGAATTTCTTCAAAACCATATCCGGCATTTTTACCAGTACACGCTGCCGGATTTCGTAAAAATCGAGCAGAACCCGCTTTTTCAGGCTGACCATACGGATTTTCGTCTGCCTGACGCTGCCACTGCCCGGATTTCCCGACATTACTTTGAATCCCTGACGATAAGCCGGCGCTGTCACGAAATGCTGGCGATCCTGGGCGGAAAGGCGCCGCACAACCACGGCGTGTTTGTCGGCGGTGTCACCACGAAGGCAACGGCTGAGGTTGTGGCCGGACTTTCATCGATTCTGGCTGAGGTGACAGCTTTTCTGGAAGAGAAGATGGTTCCGGATGTGTACGAGGTTGCCCGTTACTATCCTGAGTATTACCGGCTTGGAGGAGGGTACGGCAACCTGATGTCGTACGGGGTTTTTGACCGTTACAGGGATCTCGGCACTCTTTATGTGGACCCTCTCGTCTGGACCCATGCGGGAAAAGAGCCTTTTGACGAAACAAAGATTACGGAAAACATCGATCGGGCGTGGTATAAGGGGACGAAGCAGACATATGTGCCGGATGAGGAAATGACAGAACCGGACAGAGGAAAAGCATCAACCTATTCATTTGTGAAAGCACCAAGGTATGACGGTCAGCCGATGGAGGTGGGCCCCCTGGCACGCCTGATTCTGAGCGGGGAGTATACGAACGGTGTCTCTGCCATGGACCGGACAATTGCAAGAGCGATTGAAGCAGTGAAAATTGCGGGCATAATGAAAACGCTGCTCGGCCAGCTGGTTCCTGACACGGATGTGCAGGCAAAGTACACGATCCCGGAAACCGCCCAGGGGAGAGGGCTGACCGATACGACTCGCGGCGGCCTCGGCCACTGGCTTAAAATCAAAGACAGAAAGCTCTCATTTTATCAGATCATCACTCCTTCCACGTGGGATTTCAGCCCGGCTGACGACAGGGGATTCAGAGGTACTGCAGAAGAAGCACTTATGGGCACACCCGTACAGAACGCGGATGAACCGGTGGAGATCGGCCGGATTCTCCGCTCGTTTGACCCGTGTATGAGCTGTGCGACGCATGTAAGTGTCAGCGGAAAACCAGTGAAAACGATCAAGGTGTTTGGATGAAGGAGATTGTCGTCATTGGAATCGGAAGCAGACTGATGAAGG
Encoded proteins:
- a CDS encoding nickel-dependent hydrogenase large subunit — encoded protein: MTKRIVVNPLTRISGFMEVDVKVENGQVVDAQTKGNMFRGFEQMLMGRSPFDAIYFTQRICGICSAAHSMASSLALEDALDIEPLEQGRYLRDIIHCCEFLQNHIRHFYQYTLPDFVKIEQNPLFQADHTDFRLPDAATARISRHYFESLTISRRCHEMLAILGGKAPHNHGVFVGGVTTKATAEVVAGLSSILAEVTAFLEEKMVPDVYEVARYYPEYYRLGGGYGNLMSYGVFDRYRDLGTLYVDPLVWTHAGKEPFDETKITENIDRAWYKGTKQTYVPDEEMTEPDRGKASTYSFVKAPRYDGQPMEVGPLARLILSGEYTNGVSAMDRTIARAIEAVKIAGIMKTLLGQLVPDTDVQAKYTIPETAQGRGLTDTTRGGLGHWLKIKDRKLSFYQIITPSTWDFSPADDRGFRGTAEEALMGTPVQNADEPVEIGRILRSFDPCMSCATHVSVSGKPVKTIKVFG